The segment TCCAATGAGGCGTCCTCGCCCTCCTTACTCCGGAGAAACCCTTCAAGAGCAACGCCAAGAAGAAATGCATCTTGATCACGATAGTTGTATTTCGTTCCGGGCTCCCAAATCCGAGGATAGTCTAATGATTCCGTAACCTTTTCATTCTTCGAGGGTGCTAAATACCATCTGTGGTAATCACCTAAATAGGATGTCGGATCATCAGCGGTGGCACCACGTCCTGAAGCCATGTTAGCCATATCCAGGTAAGTGACAGCCTTCCACTCTGTTTGGGTTTCTGGTATTTGTATATAGTTAGCGATCTTCTCATCAAGCAGACCACGCCCATACTTCTCTGCTAAACGTAACATCGCAACGTTCATCATCGCTGTTTTTGTCACTGACCACACGCCATAACGAATTTCATCGCAATATGGAAATGGACCAGCAGCGAAATGGCAAGGAGATCGATAAAGTACTCCCTCATAGAGAAGACCAGTCTGGAGAACGTGTTTCTCCTCCGCTGTGTTTGTTGCCCCGTTAAACGCCGCTAGGGTTTTAGCGCCGACCTTTTCTTTTAATTCATTAAATGGTGCGGTTGGAAAGCGGTTTTCGAGGTGACGACGATAAACATTTTTGTGATTCTCCAGGTTATCTATTCCGCCGGACTTATATGATGCCTTCGTAACTCCCCAGGCATTGAAGTAGCCCGATACATCGAAAGGACCTGTCTGAGCAACTATTTGAAATCGAACATGTGAAACTTTATCTTCTTTATAAAGGAACATGGCAATTCCAATACGCGTTTCTCCTTCTAAGCGATTGACGAGAGAAAATGGAAATGACGCACGATTCCAGTCGTTATCTTGGTCAAAGTTACTCCAAACACGCCCCGGTTGGACAACGATATCCCAGTAGCTTCTTGTATGCTCCAACGTGCCATTTGGGATGACATCCTGAGTCACGGGAACTAGATATTTGTCATCTACCGTAAAAAATTCTAAAGACACGTCTGGAAAAAAGGTAATATCTTTGCCGTGTACTTTGTGCGTATTGAAGTCTGGGCTTATCCCCATTTGTGTACCTTCAAGCTTCAAAGCACCTTCAAATTCCGTAGAAGGTGCCTGAGCGTTATCGGGGGCAGCGAATTGATAGTTCTGTGTTAAACCCTTAACTTCCGTCCCCTCGATGAGTTCTTTCCACATAATTGGATCGTTCGCTATTTTCATAATTTCATGCTCCTCTCTTGTCTGTATCCAATCATAAAAATTTAGGGACTTTACTATCAATAAATTTTTTCTCTTTTCACACGTTTTAATGCGTGTATTAAGTTGCTCCGCGTTAAAATTCGTTCCAATATGGAGTCACTAAACGGACGGTCAAGGAAAACGCCTGATCGTCATGTAATGATTGAATTACGCTTAATGGAAAATTTGACTAAGCAACAACTAAGCCTTTCTTAATTTCCATTTTTCATTTCCTCAACCTTATCTTGATTGTTATCAATCCACTCCTGTGCGACTTCTTCGGGATTCGCACCACTATCAATTTCGGCTATCATTTGTTCCACATCTCCCATGGATATACTCCAGTTACTTAAAAACTGATATGCCTCTGGTGCCTTCTCTTCCAATCCCTTATTAGCAATAACATGAATAGTACTCGAATCAAACAATCCTTCCTGTTCGGCTACTTCCTCATTTGTCAGTATTTTTAAATCGAATTTATCAAACATCGAATGCGGACGCCATCCATAAAACAAAACAGGATTTCCCTCTTCCATTTCTCCTTCAGCAGCTGCTAGCATAGCTGCTTCAGATGAATTAATCATTTCAATGTCCAGATCATAAAAATCTATAACTTCTTGCATGTCCTGCATTGCCGGATCACCTTCGCCAATTGCAATCATTTCATTATTTACTATATCTTCATTGCCTTTTAAATCTTCAACGTCATTAATATCCTCCATATACGCAGGGACAACCATTCCGGAATTTGCATCATCGTAACTGACAGAAATGCTTTCTATGGAATCGGAGTACTCCTCGATATATTGTCTTTGTGCTGGAAACCATGAATCCATAAATACATCGACATCGCCATCTGACATACCGGTATAAACACTACCAGCATCGGCATTTATTTCTTCTACTTCATAACCCATGTCTTCTAAGATTTGTCCAGCTATTTTCGTTGGTGGAACGGTACTTGTCCAGTTTGTGACGCCAAGCGTTAATGTTGGTTTCTCCTCATCACCTGTATCTTCTGAATCACCACTTGCTGAGCAGCCGTATATGACTAGTGATAATAAAATTGTTATTAAAATAAATAGTGTTTTCTTCATTTTAAATCTCTCCTGACATATTAAGTATCGTTTATTGTAAGCTCGATCATTTCAGGTAAATGAATGGTGCATTGTATTTGGAAAATCGATATCAAAACAAATCATTCATAGATTTTCCGATATATGCCTTCATTTTCTCCTCCCTAATAAGGATAGTGGTTTTATAAATAACGTTCCCAGACTTCTTTCTTTCATCCATGGAGAAAAATAATACTATTAAAGGGTAACTTGTTGCACTCACTGTATCTACGTTCTTTTTTCTTGATTAAATTATACAAAGCTATTTTCATGATCTCATTTCAGCTTCCCCTTAACAGCTAGTATTCCATCTTTATAGTTCTTAGTCATATGATTAAAATCTAACAAAGTAAAACACCTCCGTATTGTCTTTTCTTGATGAACACTTTTTTAAGTATAGGAAAAACCTCTATAAATGGAAAGTAGCATTTAAGACTGTAAACTTTTAAAAACCTATGCAATATATATTGTATAAATTATATAAACTGTTTTCTTAGATTTCCTTTGATTTACTTGTTATTAGAAATACTACAGACTTTTTCTTTTCTTTTGTATGTATGTTAATGTAACAAGTAAGTGAAGGGGTGGAAGGATTTTATGGCTAATAAAACGCGGCAAGACGTTCTGGATGAACTGAAAGAGGCTGAAGATCAAATATCTGATCGAATTGCAGATAATATGAATACATTTGGTGTTTCTTCAACCATTGGAAGATTGCTTGGCATTATTTATTTAAATCGCGAACCAATGACCCTTGATGAGCTTGCGGTCAAAACAGGAATGAGTAAAACGAGAATGAGTCAGGTAATGCGTCAGATGATGGCATTAAACATTGCTGATAAAAAGTTTGTAAAAGGAAGTCGTAAGGAGCATTACACGGTAGAGGATAACTATGTGCAAACATTTATATCATTATTTACAACGAACTGGAAAGATGTTGTCAGTAAGAATTCGTTATTGGCTAAGCGTCTTCAGGATAAACTTGCGCAAATCGAGCAAAGGCATGATGAAGTTTCTAATGAAGAGGTAGAGAAGAAAATAGATGAGCTAAAACAGGAATTAGATGAATGGGTCGCTTATTATGATTGGATCGACCGACTTGTAGACTTTTTTGAAAGTGGGAAGATTTTTGATGTTGTCCCTGTTTTTCCAGAGGATACTACTTCGGATGATCATGGAGGGTCTAAACATAAGTAGTCGAGGATTAAATAATGCCCCATTGCTTGCTGTTCGCGAAAACAATGGGGGATTAAAAAAGCCGGTTCAAAAGGCTTCAAACCTCTCAAACCAGCTTTCCTACTTATTCATACTCGAGAAAAAGTCGCCCAAAGGATCATCGTCTTCCTCGGTTTCTGCTTCCTCTTCTTGTTTCTCATGAATGTCATTTTCTAACGCATCCAGATCCACATTATCCAATGAAAAATCCGGATCGGCTTCCTGCTTGTCTTCTTCATTAGCTGAAGCGACCTCTTCCTGTAAATAAAGTGCTTCATCAATATCACTTGTATTACTATTCAATGAGGCCAACAATGTGGTCGCACGCATTGGGTCATTTAATAATTGATAGAGAATCGTTCCAATTAGTGCTTCCGAATGTTCATGCTTAAGCCAGCTTTTCTGTTCCTTTGTAAGCTGTTTTGGCAGCGGAATCGTGATTGTTTCCCGTTCTTTGGAATAGGTTTCATTCACACCTTTTAGGACGAACTGGGCGATTTCACTGGAAAAATTTCTCCGCTCTGTTTCTTTCAACTTCTGCAATTGTTTTAAAAGATAATCCGGTGTATCAGAGGGAACACGAAATGTAATCGATTGTCCCCGCTCTATACTTTTCTTAGACATCCTCTCACCCTATTTAGCTTCCGTCGTTGCTTGTTCTTCCTTCTTACTGTCATCTTTGCCCGATTTTCTGACAAAATCTGTAACCAACTTATAATACGCGTTTGCCATCATCCAGATACTTTCATTTTCATCTTCAAAGAATTCTATATTAAAGCCGTCCATCTTATTGTTAAGTGCTTTAATATAATCTTTCAATACGGTAGACCCACCACCAACAAAATAACAGATCTCAGATTGTGAGTTTTTCTGCCAAACATTTCTTAAGAAACGGTATTCCTTCTTCGCAAGCTCCAGTAAAATATGATCAGTGATGTCATGGACGTTCGTTCTGCTTCCTTTCACCATAATATGATTCCGATCATTTTTCCGGGTGATGATATCAACAACATCCCGGCGGCTATCTAACTCAACACCATGTTTGGAACGAATTTCTTCCCGGATGTCTTCCAGCGACTCAGATACACCAAGATTGAACCCTTGCGCCTTATCATCATCCACATTACGATTTCGAATGACGGCAATATCTGTTGACAGACCACCAATATCCTGGATCAAAATTTGCTTATCAATCAGATCTTTATTAATCACTTTCAGGTCATTATCCATGATCAAATTTACGTAAGCCGCAAATCCCTCCGGATACACTTTGACTTCATCAAATTTAATATTTACCTTTTTGCCTTGGTGTTTCGGTGTTACTAAAAATTCAACTTGATGTACGGAACCTAGTAGCTGGGAGCGGTAACCGACATCTTTTCCTTCCTTCACTTCACGTAAAGGGAGTCCTGTTCCAAGTGTATAATTCGCGTCAATAATGTCTTTTTTCGTCGATTTGAATGCGTCACTAGCCACTGCGTCCAGTGCAATAGATGCAAAAAGCATTACAAGTGTCTGATCCTCTTCCGATTTACTCCCACCAGGATCGAGCTCTGTTGAATTATTACTTTTCGTTGCCAGATTCCCAACACGATAAACGGCATTGTTTTCCTCAAGGGCAGGGGAGTGTACACGTAAATGAATATTATCCAGCACATCCTTCTCATCCAAATCCTCGATTCCAATTACCGGGCGATCCTCCAGATCAGGTGCGATTACGTTAGGTATGTGTACTTCGTTTTCCAGTTTGCCAAAATTTGCCTTCAGGGCATCATTTCCAACATCGACTGCCGCAATTCTTGAATTTGTCATTGTAAAATTACTCCTCTCAAAAAATAGTACTACTACTAGATTAATAGTTTTGGATAAAATAAGCAATAATATATTTAGTGCACACAATATCGTTTACTTGCGTACAAAATGAACACGTTGTTAAATCAACAAGTAAACAGCTTTGTGTACAAGAAAACTTTTTTGTTTTCATTTGTAAACAATTTATATACTTGTAAACAATTATGTATACATAGATTATTTTACCATGATTATCCAATCTGAGTGTTAAAAAAAGAGACGAGAGCATTCCACTCTCATCTCAGGTCACATATACCTATAACTTAAACATCTTCCCGATCCCAATGTCTGTGTGCTGCAATGGCATCGATAAACATATCCACGAATTTCTGGTTATTGTCATTCATAACAACACCCACGGCCGATTGCATATTATTTTCCCTCAGCCACTTCTTCCCATCATGGGTAGCCCCAATTGGTTTGTAATGCTTGAATGCCTCATTCAGAAAGTCGGTCGTATTTTTATGAAACGCATTACTTTCCCCGCTTCCACCAACAATATAGAGAGCATCATACAATACCGAGTGTGTCGTTATGAATGTGTGATCAACCTTTAGATCCTCACCATTTTCTCCTGTTACAACACCCTGCTTTTCACTGACAACTTCATACACAATCCCTTTTGCCTGCAATCCATGTAATATATCCTTCAGTTCGGCATCCTTAAAGCCATTATTTAAAATAACCCCTACTTTACGTGTAGCCGGTATTTTAGTTGTATTTGCCTGACTGAGAGCTGGCGAGGACTTGGTAACATTTGATCCACCCTTGCTTGGTGGTGTTGCTCCAATATTTTTTGCAAATGCCGTTGCTAATTCTAAATCGACATTGCTAAACATTTCGACAACCTGCTGTCTGATATTCATGCTTTGAACTTTTCCAACTTCAAAGCTGAAAGCGTCAATAATATGCTGTCTTTCCGTCTGACTCATACTATTCCAAAACAGCTTCGCTTGAGAAAAATGATCTTTAAAGCTCTCACTGCGCGCCTGAACCTTTTTCCCATCAATTTTCTCCTGATAATGGACGAATCCACCTTCTTGTTCTGTAGATGTGGCTGGCGTATTATTTGCAAGCGAATTATTATGGTAGGCTACTTTGCCTTTGTGAATCGTCTGCCTACCGAAGCCGTCACGCTGGTTATTATGAATCGGACAAATTGCTCGGTTCGTCGGTAGTTCATGGAAATTAGGGCCACCTAATCGAATTAACTGTGTATCTGTATAGGAAAATAAGCGCCCCTGCAATAAGGGATCATTGGTAAAATCAATGCCTGGGACAACATTTCCCGGATGAAAAGCTACCTGTTCTGTTTCCGTAAAAAAGTTATCCGTATTACGGTTCAATGTCAGTTTGCCAATAATTTTAACTGGTACGTCTTCTTCCGGCCAGAGCTTCGTAGCATCCAGAATATCGAAATCAAAAGCAAATTCATCTTTTTCTTCAATAATTTGCACCCCTAATTCATATTCCGGAAAGTTTCCTTGCTCAATTGCATCATACAAGTCACGTCGATTGAAATCCGGATCTTTACCAGATACCTTTTGCGCCTCATCCCAGACGAATGAATGAACACCAAGCACTGGTATCCAATGAAATTTCACAAAATGAGATTTACCTTTATCGTTCACAAAGCGAAATGTATTGATACCAAACCCTTGCATCATACGAAAGCTCCGAGGGATCCCTCGATCAGACATCAGCCACATGACCTGATGTGCTGATTCCTGATTGTTAGCAGTCCAATCCCAAAATGTATCATGTGCTGCGGTTGCCTGTGGAATTTCATTATGTGGCTCCGGCTTAATCGCATGGACAATATCAGGGAACTTCATGGCATCCTGAATGAAGAAAACAGGCATATTATTGGCAACTAAATCATAATTTCCTTCCTCTGTATAAAACTTTGTCGCAAAACCACGAACATCCCGAACAATGTCCGATGATCCACGAGAGCCTACCACAGTAGAAAAACGGGTGAACACGGGTGTTTTCGTACCAGGTGTTTGCAAAAAGTTAGCTTTCGTATAAGGCTTCATCGACTCATATAGTTCAAACTCCCCATGTGCGGCAAAACCACGCGCATGTACAACCCGTTCTGGTATACGCTCATGGTCAAAATGGGTCATTTTTTCACGAAAATGGAAATCCTCCATCAGGCTCGGGCCGCGTTCACCGGCTGTTAAGGAAAATTCATCCTCCGAAATCTTAAGTCCCTGATCCATCGTCATCTTTTTATTAGAATCATCTACCTTATACTGCTCCAATTGTTCTTGTTTCTTGTTTTCATTTTCTTTTTTCTTATCACTCATAGACGTTCCCCTTTCTTAAGTAAAATGCTGCATTTGTTATGCTTTCCTAAAAGGGGATTAGTATGAGATTTTTGTTCCATTTTTTATTTATAATATTTCAAAGGATCAATTAGTGCCAAATTATTCTGCAGATATGGTATTGCATTGGTGTGAAGTATCGTGGGCAAGTTGATTCTTTTGCTGTCGGGATGCTCTCTCAGCTGTCTGGTCGATTCCACCCCCCTTCAACTCATCGCTCAACCTCCACTTCCCTATTCCGCTCCATATACCATTTATAAAACATGCTGGCCCAACCTACCGGCACATCCCTTATTTTCGTGTGCTTAACTGGCTTGGCGCGGTTTACCGTAACAAGAGATGCTAAACCCAGTTTTTTCTGCAGGATATTTCGACTACCTTGAATTTCCATAACCTTATTCCGCTTCGAAACAAATAATGTAGTGGTAAATCCACCTGTTTTAAATTGTACATATTGATCATTCAATACGTAACGCGACTGGAAAAAATTCAATATTCGGGAGACGATTACCAGTACAAGAATGAGAATGGAAATCATCCACCAGGACTGTTCCATCCCAAGAAAGTCCGCTTCTATAAAGTACAGAGCCGCTGTGGCAATGATCCAAAGCCAGCTTGGAGCAAGAATACGAAGCCAAAATGCACTTCTAGGAAGACGTTCCATCGTGTGACTCAACTGATAGGACGGCAATATTTCGGTAATCATTGCATACGCACGTTTTACAGGAAGAAAGGGGTAAAGTGTGTTGACTTCAAGATCATCCTCGCCCATTCCGCCAGCACTGGTCAATTTAACCTCCGCGAGCCCGAGTATCCGTTTCATCAATGATTGCTCCACACTAATGGCCTGAACTTTATCTTTTGTAATCGAAAAATAGGTTTCTTCAAGCATACCTTTCGTAATATAAATTTTTTCAGTGTCCGAAGCAATCTCGTACTTGCCATATCTTATTGTCGTCCAAATAACCCCGGCGAAGACAGCGAGCAGCACTATTACAATAAGGAAAAGTGTAATCATCCACCAAGAGTTAAAGATGGAAGAGAACAGCCCTTCTATCTGCCCTTCCATACGAAATGTACGCTCAATCTGTGAAATAAACGTACCTGCAATAGGAATAATTGCTATAAAACTAAACGATGTAAAGGAAGCTTTTAGTGTATCCTCTTTCGTTGGTGTAAAATGTATAGTAAGATTTGATTCGCTTTGCTGTTCGGGTATGGCCTCAGGAGCCTCAATTGGTGCTTTACAAGACGCAGAAGTTGCTCCGCCACCCTGTCCTCCTATTTGAATTTTCTCCTCAATCAGCGTTGCTTCCTTAGGTGTAAGCACATGAAAAGTAACCGTACCAACGTCACCCTGAATACTAGTTTCAATCCTAAGAGAGGTAATGTTGAAAATGCGATGAAACAATGTCGTTTCCCGCTTTACATGTTGAATTTTCGCATAGGGAATGGTTTGCTTGGTAGTCGTTAAAAAATTCCGCTGCAACTGAAGCGATGTCTCATCAAACGTATACGTACGCGTGAACCATTTAATCGGAATGTACAAAAGTATAAGAACAAAGATTGCAACAAATGCAATTCTACCGTATGTCACCAGCCAGAAATCGGAGTCTCCCTGAATGATAAATAAGAGAATGGCGATGAAAATAGAATTCTTGATTAAGTCCCAAATGTTATACAGGATAAGCAGCGGATGATATCGTTTTTCCTCAATCATTCGTCTGCCTCCTTCACCTTTGCATAGTGCGCAATTTGATCCCGCAATTCCATGGCCACTGTTTCATGCAATGCCGGAATCACATGCTCAGATCCTATCGTTTTCACCGTTATGGAGTAAAGTCTGTATTTGCGCATTATCGGTCCTTGTTTCGTGGAAACAAATTGAATTTTAGTCATTGGGATAAGCTGATGCTTCTCATTTAAAGCGCCTGATTTTAATTGTAAAAATTCCGCGCTGACCCCATAACGCCAATGTTTATAAAGTAAAAAGGCATTAAAAAAAGACCAGATTGTCGTAAAAACAGATATGACAGTCATTCCAATAAGAACCCAGCCTATCCATTCATTCCAGAAAAAGTGATAATCAAGATAAAATAGTACACCAAGTATGATAAATCCGATGATATTCATCGTTGTTTCACTGATTAACCAGACCTTGACACTATCCTTAGATAACCGATCCTCTGGTGCTTGAACATGTGTGTACAAAAGATCAATCCTTTACTCTTAAGTTTTTGCTGTTTTCTATATTATCATTTTACCACTTACCTAGTGACCTGCAACGTCCTTTTTTGTAAAAAACATCCATAATAATAGCATGAATACTATAGCTTTAATATAACAAAACAAGCTAGTGTATAAGAAGTTTATAGTACTGATGGAATTCTAAATATGATTTTGAACTTGCAAATAATCGCTTATTGATTTCATTATTGGTGGGATTGTTCTATTATTTATTTCCTGGGCAATGAAAAAAAGCTATAAATGCAGTGGAATAAAATAATAAAACAATATAGACACGAAATAGGGGTTAAAGATGATACGTATAAAACTTGATGTCATGATGGCTGAGCGTAAAATGTCACTAAACAAACTCTCCGAACTAGTCGATAGTACTCCAGCAAATTTATCGATATTAAAAAACGAAAAAGGGAAAGCAATTCGCTTCACAACACTCGATACATTGTGTAAAGCGTTAGGCTGTCAACCTGGGGATTTGATGGAGTATATTGATGAGTAGGATTGATAGTAGGGATTATTTGTCCTCACTATTTTCATAGCGTGGGGATGTGGATCTTCGAGGAACGGATAACATTTAAGTGAAGCGTGCTTTAGTATTTAAAAGGAGCAACGCAGACTTATTAGCGTTGCTCCTCATAAGATATCGCTTCTATTTCTTTACGCCTTTACCTTTAGCTATCTATTTCGTCACTTTTACGATTGTAGGAAGAGAGTTGCGGATAATTTAAATCTCGACGTAATAAGCACCACTGCATGATTACTATTACATTAGAAAAGCGCACCTAACCATTAGATGCGCTCCTCTATAGCTTATACAGTTTTTGTCTTTTAATCTCCTTACTTATCCACTGACCACAGGCATCGTCAATATCTGCTGCATTTTACAAGCGTACGCCGGAATTAATCCCGTTGGTTTCTTTTATCTTGCTCCTCATTTGTTTTATCAATATATTCTCTCATTCTTTTTTTATTCGGGGTAAGTGTATAACCTAAGTACTTTCTTTCCCGGTTGGCATCTTTATAAAATGCTACCGTCATCAATATTACCACTACACTAAATGGCAATGCTGATATAATTGCTGCAGATTGCAGTGCATTTAACCCCGTTTCTCCACCTGCTAAAAGCAACACATATGCGATCGCTGATAACCCTAATCCCCATACGACTTTCACAAAATTTGCAGGAGTTAACATACCAAAAGCAGTCTGCATACCTAAAACAAATGTTGCAGAATCGGCTGAAGTAATAAAAAATGATGCGATCAGGGCCAACGTAATAAAAGACAAAATGGTGCCCAATGGCAGCTCATTTAAAATACCAAATAACTGCGTTTCAGGTGGCATGTCAAATATTGCTGGTACATTTTGCCCCGCTTCAATTCCGGTCAGACCAAATGCAGTAAACCAAATGATACTCACAACAGTTGGAACGGTCAGTATCGCAATAACAAATTCCCGGATGGACCGGCCACGTGAAATTCGTGCGATAAATATACCTACAAACGGACTCCAGCTCATCCACCAACCCCAATAATATAAAGTCCAAGACTGCATCCACTCATTTTTTTGTTCGTTTAGTGGAGCTACATCTAAACTGTTAAATAACAAGGAATCTAAATAATTAGCAGTCCCACTTGGTATCATGTTGAGAATGAGTAAAGTCGGACCCATAATTAAGATAGCAGCAAACAATAGACCTGCTAATATCATATTTAAATTACTTAAGTACTGAATACCTTTACTTAGGCCACTCCAAGCACTAAATAAGAACAACACCGTAACAATGGCAATGATGATGCCTTGGACAAGCTGATTGTTAGGGATATCGAAAAGGTAGTTCAAACCTCCATTGATTTGCATGGCTCCTACCCCTAAAGAAACAGCTACACCAATAATTGTTGCAAATACCGCTAACACATCAACAACAGTACCGATAGGGCCATCTACTTTATCTCCTAGAATAGGGCGGAGGGTTTTAGATATTAAGCCCACCTCGCCTTTTCTAAATTGTGAATAGGCCAACGCGAGTGCTACAATACCGTATACAGCCCATGGATGAAAACCATAATGCAGAAAAGTTGAACGCATTGATTCAGCCAAGGCAGCTCTTGTTTCAGGTTCAGCAGTAGGTGGAGCTAGGAAATGAGAGATAGGTTCAGATGAGCCATAAAACACTAAGCCAATCCCCATACCAGCACTAAACAGCATTGCTAACCATGATATCGTTCTAAACTCAGGTTCATCATTTGGCTTACCCAGTTTGAGTTTACCGATTGGACTTAAACCTAGAAATATACAGAAAAATAAAATCAATGTAAAAACCGTCATATAATACCAACCAAAAGTATCAGTAACCCATGTACCAACAGCACCGGAGATTTGACCAAATTGATCAGGAAATACAGCGCCTAGAAGTACTAGTATTCCAACAACTATTGAAGCGTAAGTGAATACACTGGAAAATTGTTTTCTTTTTGTTTTCATAATGAAACTTCATCCTCTTTATGTTTGTTTTGATAACACAGATGTTTTTCATATTAACATAATCATAAATTTATTCAAACTCATTTATGACAGATTTGTTTCCGAAAATAGAACAGAAGTAACACATAAGCTTAGCAATAAAAGATCCTACTAATTATAATATCCTGTATTTACGCCAACTTTATTCAAATTATATAAAAATGGTCAGTCATATGTGGTGGTCGGGTGAATGCAAATGTGAAGCATTTGAGAGGGAATATTGAAATGATTTAACCTCGGGGTAATAATGATTCATGGAATGTAAAAAGCATGAAAAGAGCGCACCTAATAGCATTAGATGCGCTTTTTTCCAGCCTACACAGCTTTTGTCTTTTTAATCTGCTTACTTCTCAGCTGGCCACATGCAGCGTCAATATCTGCTCCATTTTCCCAGCGTACCCCGGAATTAATCCCGTGTGCTTTGAGCGTTTCAAAGAAGGATTGAATCGCTGTGGATTCACTTCTTGCATATTGATCATGCTCGGATACAGCATTATATGGAATGAGATTCACGTAAGCTAAGTGGCGGTGATTATATAATAATTTTGCCAGTTGTTTCGCTTCTTCCTCATGATCGTTCACATCGCGCAGCATAATATACTCATATGTAATTCGCCGATTTGTTTTTTCCAGATAATAATCAACAGCTTTCATGAGCTTTTCGATTGGAAACGCCTTGTTAATCTTCATAATCCGTGAACGAAGCTCGTTGT is part of the Virgibacillus sp. NKC19-16 genome and harbors:
- a CDS encoding serine hydrolase domain-containing protein, yielding MKIANDPIMWKELIEGTEVKGLTQNYQFAAPDNAQAPSTEFEGALKLEGTQMGISPDFNTHKVHGKDITFFPDVSLEFFTVDDKYLVPVTQDVIPNGTLEHTRSYWDIVVQPGRVWSNFDQDNDWNRASFPFSLVNRLEGETRIGIAMFLYKEDKVSHVRFQIVAQTGPFDVSGYFNAWGVTKASYKSGGIDNLENHKNVYRRHLENRFPTAPFNELKEKVGAKTLAAFNGATNTAEEKHVLQTGLLYEGVLYRSPCHFAAGPFPYCDEIRYGVWSVTKTAMMNVAMLRLAEKYGRGLLDEKIANYIQIPETQTEWKAVTYLDMANMASGRGATADDPTSYLGDYHRWYLAPSKNEKVTESLDYPRIWEPGTKYNYRDQDAFLLGVALEGFLRSKEGEDASLEQLLKKEVYEPIGIYYAPVNRSIEDNGLSGHPRMDFGYHATLDDLAKIALLYEKRGNWNGKPILNRQLVDSILPKQDPPALALPKGVRNEFGPKYYAMNWHIEPYRSSEGRELYLPNMRGYGGNIVTLMPGHVVGLRMANNLITSDSADFDSTVPQARVGDQLVSFCRDNDQKNNN
- a CDS encoding glycine betaine ABC transporter substrate-binding protein, with protein sequence MKKTLFILITILLSLVIYGCSASGDSEDTGDEEKPTLTLGVTNWTSTVPPTKIAGQILEDMGYEVEEINADAGSVYTGMSDGDVDVFMDSWFPAQRQYIEEYSDSIESISVSYDDANSGMVVPAYMEDINDVEDLKGNEDIVNNEMIAIGEGDPAMQDMQEVIDFYDLDIEMINSSEAAMLAAAEGEMEEGNPVLFYGWRPHSMFDKFDLKILTNEEVAEQEGLFDSSTIHVIANKGLEEKAPEAYQFLSNWSISMGDVEQMIAEIDSGANPEEVAQEWIDNNQDKVEEMKNGN
- a CDS encoding GbsR/MarR family transcriptional regulator — translated: MANKTRQDVLDELKEAEDQISDRIADNMNTFGVSSTIGRLLGIIYLNREPMTLDELAVKTGMSKTRMSQVMRQMMALNIADKKFVKGSRKEHYTVEDNYVQTFISLFTTNWKDVVSKNSLLAKRLQDKLAQIEQRHDEVSNEEVEKKIDELKQELDEWVAYYDWIDRLVDFFESGKIFDVVPVFPEDTTSDDHGGSKHK
- a CDS encoding ParM/StbA family protein, yielding MTNSRIAAVDVGNDALKANFGKLENEVHIPNVIAPDLEDRPVIGIEDLDEKDVLDNIHLRVHSPALEENNAVYRVGNLATKSNNSTELDPGGSKSEEDQTLVMLFASIALDAVASDAFKSTKKDIIDANYTLGTGLPLREVKEGKDVGYRSQLLGSVHQVEFLVTPKHQGKKVNIKFDEVKVYPEGFAAYVNLIMDNDLKVINKDLIDKQILIQDIGGLSTDIAVIRNRNVDDDKAQGFNLGVSESLEDIREEIRSKHGVELDSRRDVVDIITRKNDRNHIMVKGSRTNVHDITDHILLELAKKEYRFLRNVWQKNSQSEICYFVGGGSTVLKDYIKALNNKMDGFNIEFFEDENESIWMMANAYYKLVTDFVRKSGKDDSKKEEQATTEAK
- a CDS encoding catalase; translated protein: MSDKKKENENKKQEQLEQYKVDDSNKKMTMDQGLKISEDEFSLTAGERGPSLMEDFHFREKMTHFDHERIPERVVHARGFAAHGEFELYESMKPYTKANFLQTPGTKTPVFTRFSTVVGSRGSSDIVRDVRGFATKFYTEEGNYDLVANNMPVFFIQDAMKFPDIVHAIKPEPHNEIPQATAAHDTFWDWTANNQESAHQVMWLMSDRGIPRSFRMMQGFGINTFRFVNDKGKSHFVKFHWIPVLGVHSFVWDEAQKVSGKDPDFNRRDLYDAIEQGNFPEYELGVQIIEEKDEFAFDFDILDATKLWPEEDVPVKIIGKLTLNRNTDNFFTETEQVAFHPGNVVPGIDFTNDPLLQGRLFSYTDTQLIRLGGPNFHELPTNRAICPIHNNQRDGFGRQTIHKGKVAYHNNSLANNTPATSTEQEGGFVHYQEKIDGKKVQARSESFKDHFSQAKLFWNSMSQTERQHIIDAFSFEVGKVQSMNIRQQVVEMFSNVDLELATAFAKNIGATPPSKGGSNVTKSSPALSQANTTKIPATRKVGVILNNGFKDAELKDILHGLQAKGIVYEVVSEKQGVVTGENGEDLKVDHTFITTHSVLYDALYIVGGSGESNAFHKNTTDFLNEAFKHYKPIGATHDGKKWLRENNMQSAVGVVMNDNNQKFVDMFIDAIAAHRHWDREDV